The uncultured Paludibaculum sp. sequence CAGCAGGTACTGGATGCCGAGATGGAGGAAACGCTCTGTGCGGCGCGGTCGGAGCGCACCCCGATGCGCACCGGCTATCGCAGCGGCTCCTATGTCCGTGGGCTGGTGACGCGGGTCGGCCGCATTGAGCTGCGCGTGCCGCAGGACCGGCAAGGGCGCTTCCGGACCGAGGTCTTTGAGCGCTATCAGCGCAGCGAAAAGGCGCTGGTCGGGGCGCTGGCCGAGATGTACGTGCAGGGCGTGTCGACGCGCAAGGTGAAGGCGATCACCGAGGAACTATGTGGGCATGAGTTTTCGGCCTCGACGATCAGCCGGATCAACCAGACGATGGACGAGGAACTGGAGAAGTTCGCGACGCGGCCGCTGGAGGAGGACTATCCGTTTCTGATCCTGGACGCGCGCTACGAAAAGGTGCGCGAGGACGGCGTGATCCGGAGCCGGGCGGTGCAGGTGGCGATCGGGGTGAACTGGGACGGGCGGCGCTGCATCCTGGCCGTGGAACTGGCCAACCGGGAGAGCGCGTCGAGCTGGCGCGAGTTTCTGGTGAAGCTGCGGCAGCGGGGGCTGCGCGGAGTGGAACTGGTTGTCAGCGACGATCACGCGGGCCTGAAGCGTGCGATTGCCGAGGTCGTGCCGGAGGCCGCCTGGCAACGGTGCTACGTGCACTTCCTGCGCAATGCGCTGGACCATCTGCCGCGCAAGGCCGACGACGATTGTCTGACCGAGTTGCGCTGGATCTACGACCGCCGCAACCTGGCCGAGGCGCGGCAGGATCTGGCGGCATGGCTGAAGAAGTGGGAATCGCGCTACGCCAGATTGTGCCAGTGGGTGGAGGAGCAGATCGAGGAGACGCTGACGTTTTACCGTCTGCCGCAGGCGCACCACAAGCATCTGAAGTCGACGAACATGCTGGAGCGACTGAACGAGGAGCTCAAACGCCGGACCCTGGTGGTGAGGATCTTCCCGAACGCGGCGAGCTGCCTGCGGCTGGTGCGAGCGCTGGCGGTGGAGATCCACGAGGACTGGGTGGAAGCGACGCGCTATCTGAACATGGAGGAGCTGAAAGAGCACAAGAAGCAGCTACTGCGCGATATACAGCCCGCCGCCTGAAGGCGGCCGGGGGTGACTACAGGGTTGAGTGGAGGCGGGGACTCGCTGCCCCCGCCTCCACACCTCCACCCCCGCTCAACCAGAAGGCTCCATGAAGCTCAGTGCTTTTGCAGAACTTGACAGACACAACTGTGAATTGGCGACCTCTCTCACGTCACATATAGCATTTAAGTCAGATAAAGCATATACTAGCCATAGGAGGATGACCATGCTACGAAAGGACAAGGCTCTAGTGCCGCTGGCGATCTCGGAGACCGACCAGAAACAGGTGCTGGCGCTCTATCAACAGATCCAGCGAAGCCGCGCCAAGCTGGTCGGGCCGGATGGCAAGACGCAAAGCCTGCCGGTCTCCCTCTACGAGTTCCTCGTGAAACTGATCGCGGATCTGTGCGAGGGCCAGTCTGTTGCGATCGTCCAAAACGACGCGCAACTCACCACGGCGGAGGGAGCGCGGGTGCTCGGCGTCTCGCGGCAGTTCCTCATCAAACTCCTGGAGCGCGGCGACATGCCCCACCACATGGTGGGGACGCACCGGCGCATCTACGTCCGCGACCTCCTGTCGTACAAGGCCAAGCGGGACTCCAAACGCCGTCAGGTTTTGGACGAGTTGACGAGCGCGGAAGCCGAAGACGGTCTCTACGATCCGCACTGAGCCCCCACCAGCCAGGCGATGCATGGCGATGAGCACGTCGCGACGGCCGTCCTTGCAAGAATCGGTGATTCAGGTTCTAATCGGTGGTAATGTCAATCGTCGCGAGTATACGGATTCTTATCAGCTTGTTTGCAGGCTTCTGGCTCATCCCGAACCTGTTCGGTCAGCAAAAGACCTATCCGCCGCCAAAACAATCACCGGCACAGATCGCGGATCAAATAATGCTAGTGAACGAATCCGTGCTTAAGCAGCAGTGGACGCACACCCTTGATCCGGTGAACGCGCCCAAGAACGCGATCCTCCTCAACCCGGGGCAGTGCGTTCGCATCGGGGTAGTCGCGACCGGTGACAACCGCGACGAATACCTAAAGCACACGAACTTATCATTCAGCGTCAGATTCGCGGGCCAGACGGTGCCTCATGGTCACGCCCCGCTGGCCTACATCAAAAGGATGAAACCCGAGGGCGGCGACTTCGTGGCAAGGGCACTTGCTGCCGGGGGCGTCAAGGCTCCCGACGCAATTAGGAGCTTGGCGAGCCTGGGAATCTCGGCATCGAACTGGTGCGTTCCGGTTGATGCCCAAGACGGTTCGGCGAGCGTGACAGCAACAATCGAACCGTCGGGCGGAAAGAGGGTCGTGGTTTCGTCGACCGTAGAGGTCGAGACGTTTGCCATGGGAAGCCAGAAGAAATTCAAGGATGTCCAGGCGTTCGGTCAGTTTCTGCAGACCTACTATCAAGAACCACACCCTGCGCGCCTGCTTCCCGCGATTAACTTCATGGTGACGGAGCAATCGCAAACTTCACGGGAAGGGCAGGCCGAGATCGTGGGTGCTTTTCTGAGTGCTGCGCTGAGGACGGATGTTGTGGCAGCGCACAATTTGCTCTCAAGAATCGGTTCCGAACCGCCGCCGACCCGGGCATTTGGGCTGCTTGTGCTTCGCGCCGCCGGTTATGATGTCGACCCTGTCCTTAACGCGCTACCGAAACAGGAACAAGTAAAATCCCAGAGCCTCCCCGCTCTGGAAGATCCGTTCGACCTAACTCCAAGTCAAGCCCTGTTTCATCATCTCGACATGCTTTGGGGTGTGTTCGGGGCTACCGGCCAGTACGAACCGGTAAAGACGATCGCCAGTGCTTTAGCTTGGCGTTCGGACTACGAGGCATTCGCCGAGATGAGGAACGGCCCAGATCGCCCTCCGGCGATCACCCCTTCAATCGTTCGCGGCGTCGTATATACCGCGGCGGGCTGGTCCCTCCGGTCATTCCAAATGAACGACGGCCTCGCCGCGGACTATATCGAGTATATGCTCGCATCAGAGGAGACTCCTCCGGCGATCAAATCGGAGTTGCGCAACTTGTCGACCAATCCGGCGTTCAAACGGCCGGGCGGCCAGTAGCAACCACGACGTCAGTTCCCCAAAAGGCGCGTGCGCCAACGGTTCTCGCCGTTGCTAAGAATTGGCGACGACTGCCAGATTTCGCCAGGCTGTGGTGGGGCGATGCGGCCGTGCCCTCATGTACACAGACCGGGTAGTGTCAACAAGGGTTGGTGGCGTTCGATCCTGGGCTAGCCTATTTGCCAACAGGCATCGGCCTCGTTCTGCGGGAAATACACCTTGAGCGACGTGAGGAACATGAACCGCGAACTCTCGCCCTCCGAGGGGCAACTCATTCGTTGGATGCTTGAACATGGGACATCAAGGGCGCGAGCGTTCCTGATGCAACTCGAAAACGCAAAGGCAACCTCATGGCGTTGTCCTTGCGGCTGCGCAAGCATCAATTTTGCTATAGATGACATGCCCGAGCCATCGGGCGAACTTAGTATCATCGCGGATTTCCTCTTTGGCAACGACGACGATCTGAGCGGCGTTTTCGTTTTCGAAAAGAACGGTGCGCTCGCCGGTGTTGAAGTCTACGGCCTCGCGGGCGAAGCGCCCAGGACTCTGCCCTTGCCCGAGTCGTTGAGGCCATTTCCAAAGCAAGGCGAGTAGTTTCCCTAAAAGTGGGATCCCGTTCAGGCTGACGGAGGCACTGGCTCAATCGCGTGTGCCATCGTCAGCGGATCGGGTATCAACGGCAAGTCCGTCTAGCCGAGCTAACTCAGTCAGCCTCGGAGCCCGGGACCGGACCACAAAAACGGTAGGGCGAGAGCGCCAAGGCCGTGTCCTCTACTCAGAAATAGCTACTGTAAGCGGTGACCTGCCAACTCCCTTTCCTCCTTTCAATCTGGACCATTCCTTCGCCGGTGAGGTGATACCCAGGATTCGATGTTCCATACTTCGTCAATTTGAAGTAGAGCCGAACGGACTCGCCGGCATCCTCTCGGTTTACCAACCGCCAATCGGATATCCGGTGACTCGGCAATGCGTACTCGCAGAGGTGCACGTTCGCGCTACATCGGTTGGCCTTCAGTCCATCGAGGAAATTACCGGCGACACGCTCAGGCTGACGGTCCCGCAATGGGTTGCGAATCACAACGCCCGTAACCTTCTCGTGATAGTCACCGCAGGCGCAGCCCCATTCGCCGAATAACTGGACCAGCACGGGGCGGCGCGAGATCATGACTGCGCCAACAACGGCGAGACCGAGTCCAGCCCAAGCGCCGGCCCACTCCCAAGCCGGAGTCGCTGGTAGTTGCATCGTGGTGCGTTTACGGCCCGCGCCGACTTCTCCACTGATGGTACGCAGCCTGAATCTCTTTGCCAACCTGATTGCGCGCGCTATCGACCACCAAGTGGCGCCGTTGATCAAGAACATCACCGGAACCTCCAAGACGGACATGAACGCGAGTGTCATCCCACTCCGCCAAAAGATGCGCTCGACGGTGAGGGCGGCCAGAATGTTCCCAGGCAGCAGCCCAATGAAGGCGATAGTCCAACGCAGCCGAGAGAACGGGCTCAAAGAGCCACATACGATCCCGAGTAGTTGCCAAACGGAGAAAAGGAACCATGCGCGGCGGCTCACAGCATCAGAATACCGCTCGGCGCAGTCCCGGACACGTTGATGGATGGTCGCCGCAAAACGTGGGTCCCGTTCCCTCGGGACCAAATCGGTCCGGTCGGGAAGGGTGTCAGCCTGACCCGTCCCGCCCACAAATGGTTGCAAGTAAGCCATTTATTCGTCAGGCTCGCTCCACGGTCAATAGTCGACCGCGGCTGTGTGAATCCCGTCCGCGCGTCATCCACTGGGCGCAACCGGCCCTGAATCAACACCTTGCGGACACGTCGATCACTACACTGTCGGCTCAAAGCATACCCACGAGTACTTATTCCACGCCGCCAAATCGCCGCTGGGACGGGTCACCTCAGCGCACACCGGCAAACCAGTTCTGCCAGCTCTGACCCGGCGCCAACCGTCACCACAAGAGCTCCGCATACACCTGGTTCCATCAGTTCGACCACGCGCCGGAGCACAGGTCTTCCAGGCATGTCCGCGTGCCAGCCAACCCGAGGGGAAGGGATGCGGCACTCTCCCAAAGAACGGGGTCCCGCCTACGCCGACGGTGATCGGCATCACCTTGGAATGGTGATCGGCATAAGTTCGGAATCGTGATCGGTTTGAGATCGGAACGCTGATCGGCATCGCTTGGAATCTGCATCTCATCTCGCAGAATGAAAACCCCTCAGCCTGACCCGTCCCACCGCGGTTTCGCCCGCTATACGCCATGCGAGCCAGAACTCTTGTGCGAGATCACACAACTCTTCCGACCCACGGACCACAAAGACATCACCCGGCCGGCCCCGCAATCGCCCAACGCCCGCCCAAACACCGCCAACTGCGCGAGACCACCCAATTCGTACCAGCTGACATGAGAGAGACGAGGCGAAATCGCCGCTGGGACGGGCGCGACGGTCCCGCAGGCGCACAAAGACCAGAAGTGCCTGGGCTTTGTGGCGCAGCACCCGGACCGGCTGTGGGTGGAGCTTCTGCCCGCCTGCGCGCCGGAACTCAATCCGGTCGAGTACATCTGGGCGTATTGGAAGCAGCGCACTCTTCCGAAAATCAACCCGAAAGACAATCGGTCATGGGACGCGGCGGCCCGCAAGGCCCGGAAGCGGATGCGCCGCCCTCCTCGCCGGATCACTGCCCTCCGGCAACAGGACGAACGATCCTTCTAGCAGCTCTATAGGACGCGAACGTCAATACAACACTCGCACGGGGTGGAAAGCTCGCGCAGGACCGCTGCATCCCGGCGCGGCTCGATACGACAAAGAACGCGGATCTAGGAGATGAGCGGCGGGCGCCAAATTCGATTTCAGGCAACGCCCCAGTAAGTTGCGAATCTTCCCCACAGCCCGTTCAGCGGTCTGAGGGGAACATCGGCCAGCCCGGCGGCATGGAACGTGAGCGGCTTGGAGGCGTCCGGCTTGATCCAGTCCTCCAGTCTCTTCCCCGAAGCGCGCAACTCCGGCACGTTCATTGGACTCTCCCTCAACTCAGGCCATTGCCGGTTGACAACGAGCTTCTCAGTGAGACCCTGGGCGCCGAGATCGCCGGCGAGTACGATCGGACCGTAGAGAAACGCCTGCACCCGCGAATCGTCCGGGAACGGCTCCGCGGTCAATTGCATGGGCAAGTCAAGCTCCACACGATCACCGTGTTTCCAGGCGCGCGTGAGACTGAGATAGCTGCCGGCGCCGGGTGTCGTCTCGAGCAGACGCCCGTTCACCTTCACGGAGGCTGCTGTGGTCCAGGAGGGAATCCGCAACCGAAGTGTCCAGGAAGCGGCGGGCGCCTTCGTAATTGTGAGTGTTGTGCGCGGCTCCTCGGGAAAACGCGTGTCCTGACGCAGCCCGATGGCCCGGGTACGGTCGTCCAACTCCGAGGCGATGAACAGGTTCACGGCGATGCCGCCGTCATAGCGGAAGTAGATACTGTCGTTGAGCTTGGAATACTCTTCGAACGCGGTGCCCGTACAGCACCAGAACGACTGATTTTCCGAGCACACGCCCTTCCACGCGCCGGGCGCCATGGAAAGGAAGTAGACCGAGTGGCCGGTTTCGGGCTGAATCTGGCCCAGGCGGTGATTGAACAGGTTGCGCTCGTAGTAGTCGAAGTAGCGTGGATCCCCGTCCCAGGCGTACAGTTGGCGCGTCAGCTTCATCATGTTGTAGGCGCAGCAGCACTCCTGATGATGCGAACTGGCGCGCCACTCAGCCGCCATGCTGCCCGGCGCGGTCAGCCAGTGTTCGGCATTGCTGCTGCCGCCGGTTGCATAGCTTCGAGCCGACGCGACGGTGTACCAGAAGAACTCCGCCACCGTGCGGAACCTGGGGTCGGATGTCAGCTCGAAGCGGCGGGCCGCGCCGATCACCTGCGGAATATGCGTATTGGTGTGGAGCCCGCGCAGCGCGTCCACGTGCTGCGCCAGCGGAGTAAGGAATTCCTTCTTGTGGAACCGGTCGCCGGCTTTCGCCCAGCGCAGGTCGCCGGTGGCGGCGGCGAGGTTGTAGAACACCTCGCTCATTCCTCCAAACTCCTCTTTCAGGATTTCCTGCATGTGCGCCTCAGACTTCGAGGCGCTCCATTCGTCGGCCCAGGCGCCCATCCCGCTGGCCACTTCGAGAGCCTGCCGGTTGCCTGCGTGCACATACATGTCCAGCAGCCCGGCCATGATCTTGTGGTAGGTGTAAAAAGGCGCCCAGACCTGCGTCCGCTGGTCGAGCCGGTCGAAGAAACTGACAGGAAACGCGCTCAGGTAGCCGCCGCGACCAAGACTCTTCTGGCACCGCGCCAGCGCTTCCACCATCTCATCGCCGCGGGCTTTGAGATCCTGGTCCCCAGCCGACCCGGTCCGCAAGGCACACGCGGAGAGATAGTGGCCCGTGGTGTGTCCGCGGAGTTCCATCTTTGGGGCCTCCCATCCGCCGAGTGGCTTGGCCGAACTGGCGAGGCCGGCGTTCAGCCGGAATGTGTGCAGAAGGCGGTCCGGTGACAGACGCAACAGGAAGGCTCGGTTGTGATCGGCCGCCTCCTGGCAGGGGCCGGCCAGAAGACGCACTTGAGGCAATGGGTACGGTGTGGCCCGGGGCTCGGCCTCATTCCGGGTGAACACAAGAGTCTCTCCGAACAGCGGCTTCTCCTCAACTCGGGGCAGCCGGTTCGGTGGCGGCGGCACCGGCTTCGGCGCCGCCGGGGCGAGGGCCTCCTGGGCGATCAACACGGGCGAGCCCGCAACGGCCGCCGAGAACAGCCGCCTGGTCCATTGGGTGTTCCCGTCCATCTGATTCTCCTGGACGCGACTGCCAATCTACCTAGTTTGCGAAGCCGATCTTCACTCCGGTGGCCGGCGATGCCGGGAGATTCGCCGGGGTCTTGATCACCAGGGCGTCGTCTTCCAGTCTCCACTCCAACTTCGAGCTGTTGCCCAGTAAGTGCACCGACGCCACTGCCTTCTGCGCCAGTTTCGCGTTCCGTCCTAGCGAAGTAAGGCGCATTTCCGATCCCGGCTTGCCGAGGCAGAACGCATACAGCGCCCGGCCATCTTTGGACCGGGTGAAGCGGAAATCCTCGGGCGTGTACGCCTTGTCCGGAACGTCTCGCAAGCCGCCGAACCGCCCTTTCTCCTGCGCTTTGGTGCTGGGCCCCTCGCCGAAGACCACCCATGGCCGGGTACTGTAGATTCCTTCGCCGTTGACCGAGATCCAGCCGGCGATCTCGTCCAGCGTTCGGATCATGTCGGGCTCCAGGTCCCCCTCGGGTGTTTGGACCACGTTGATCAGCAGGTTGCCGTTCTTGCTCACGATGTCGGTGAGCATCTGGATGATCTCGCCCGACGTTTTGTATTTCTGGCCGGTCCGGTAATACCAGTCGCCGATCGAGGTGTCCGTCTGCCAGGGCTCCGCCCCTATCCCTTCCGTCACGCCGCGCTCGATGTCGCGCGCCCACATGCCCGCCGACTCCTGCTTGCAGGTATAGACCGCTTCCAGTTGCCCGTGATGCCGAGCGACGTCCTGGTTGTAGAAATGAGCGATCAGGCTGCGGCCCACGTCGCCGAACGGCATCGCGCTGTCGGAATACAAAAGATCTGGCTGATAGTTATCGACCAATTCCTTGATGCGGTCGAACCACTCGCGCTGCCACACCGGATTCTTGGTCAGCCATCCGGTGTCGTCCGGCGCGGCCTTGCCGTGGTAGAGCTCTTCGTAGCGCGGGTCGTTGCCGTCATAGGGAACGCCCGCCATGGGGCCCGTCTTGTCGGCGCTGTGCGCCGCCTGAAACCAGGTGTAGCTGGCGCCGAGGTGTTCTGAGACGCCGAACCGCAGCCCCTGGTCTTTCGCCGCCTTCTGCCAGAGCCCCACCACGTCTTTCTTCGGCCCCATCCGCACGGAGTTCCAGCTATGGAGCCGCGAGTTCCAGAGGAAGAAGTTATCGTGATGCGTTCCCATGCTGACAAAGTATTTGGCGCCGGCCTTCTTATAGAGCGCCATCAGCTTTTCCGGATCCCACTTCTCAGCCTTCCAGAGCGGAATGATGTCCTTGTAGCCGAACTTGGACGGGTGCCCGTAGTGCTCGACGTGATACTTGTTATCGGGGTCCTGCATGGGGGTTCCGTCGCGCCGCTTGCTGTCGTGGATGTATAGCCTTTTCGCATACCAGTCGCCCTGACGCGGCACGGCCTGCGGCCCCCAATGAGACCAGATTCCGAACTTCGCATCACGGAACCATTCGGGATACTCGTATCGCTTGAGCGAATCGTCGCTCGGCTGGAACTTCCCTTTCGCTATCGGGAGGTTGGCAATGGGCGATACGGGAGCCTCCGTTTGGGCTCGGCCTGAAACAACGACGGCCGACGCCAACACCGTCAGAAGAATCGGGATCTTTGCGGCTCTTCCAGACATGTGGATGGTCCTTTCTTCTCGGCGCGCGGTCCCCGTGCGCGAAAGTGCTTACAGCGCTTATAGTACCTCGTCGAACCCACAATTCCACCACACGATCGCCGGCCCACCGGCCTCCATGCGCAAGAGCCGCCACCCGCATGGACTGGCAGAACGGGAGACGACAGGAACCTTGATAGTCCGCATCCGCAACGGCTGCGTCGCCGTCATCGTGCTCCAATTGGCGGCAACGTGGGGGACGGAGGCTGGACCACCTGATATATAGTTCAGGAGCACACAGCGGAGAGCGCGCATGAAGAGACGCCAGTTCTTAGTGAATTCGACTGCTGTCCTCGCCGGACCCTCGTCCTTAGCCACGTCGAACCTTGAAGTTCAGGGAACCGTCGCTGCAACGGCCGACCCAAGAGTTGCCGTTCTGCTGGTCGACACCGAAAGGATAATCGGTTCCATCGACGAACGGATCTATGGCCACTTCCTCGAGCACATCAACCACTCGGTCGTCGACGGCCTGTACGCCGAACAGATCCGGGGTTGTGGCTTTGAGGGGAAGGACTTTGAAACCTACTGGGAGCCATTCTCGGAGCGCGGCGGTGTCGAGAATGCCGACGTCGACTTTCGAAACGGGAAGAAGAGCGTTCGACTGAGGTGCGAGGGCGGCCGGGCCGGAATCAGGCAAGGCCGCGTCTACGTAGCCGCCGGGCAGGAGTATGACGGCTCGCTCTGGGTGAAGAAGGAAGCTGGTTCCCCGCGGCTCATACTGCGCGTCATCGGCTCGAATGGGGCGCCGATTGCCTCCGTACCGCTCGCTTCGGCGGGCTCTGGCTGGGAGGAGATCCCCTATTCCTTCTCCAGTGCCGTAAGAGACACGCAGGCCTCGGTAGAGTTGGCAGCGGAAGGTACGGGAAGGCTGCTGATCGACTACTTCTCGATGATGCGCGCCGACGCCAGACGCGATGGCATGTTGCGCCCGGACCTGCTGCAGGCTCTCCGCGATCTCGCCCCGCCCTTCATCCGGTGGCCGGGCGGGTCCTTTGCCTCCACCTACAAATGGAAGGACGGCATCGGCCCGCACGTCTCGCGCCGCTACACTCCCAACACTTTCTGGGGCGGCTACTCGGACTACTACGGGTTCGGGACGGACGAGTTCATGGGACTCTGCCGCAAGCTGGGCAGCGAGCCGCTGATCGTGCTGCCAGCCCCCGGGGTGAACCCTGAGCAGGTTCAGTATGCGATGGACTGGGTCCGCTACCTCAACGATCCATCCGCGACCGAATGGGGCAAGGTGCGGGCCTCCAACGGGCACCCCGAGCCCTACGGGGTCCGGTACTTCCAGATCGACAATGAGCCCATGAACAACGGCTTCACGCCGGATGCCTACGCTGAGATCGTCAACCTCTATGGCGGCAGGTTGCGACAGATCGCGCCCGGTGCGCGAATCGTCGCCTGCGGGCAGAAGCGGTCGAACGATATGAACTGGAGCCAGAGGATCATCGATCTCGCCGGAAAGAACTTTGACATCCTCGGCGTTCACAACTACGAGTACGAGCCGCGGGGATTCGAGACGGGGCTGCGGCGCATTGGCCATTCACTTTCGACGCTACGTGACTATATCCGCGCATCGGCGCACCCGCGGATCGAAATCGGCGTTCTCGAGTGGAATCTATCGCGCACCTATGATTGGCGGGCCGGGCTCCACGCCGCGGGCAGCCTCATCCTGTACGAGCAGCTCAGCCCGGCTGTAAGTATGAGTTGCCCGGCCCTGCTCATGCGAAACACGACCGACGACCCCACCTGGACGTCGTTCATCTACCATGACCACGTCTCCTGGTTTCCTGGCTCGGCGTATCCGGTGGAAAAGCTCTTTCGCGCGCACTACGCGGAACGGCATCTGGCCTCCACCAGCGGCACCTTCCGCGACATTCCGAACCGGAAACAGTTCTTTGACGAAATCGCGACCATGAAGCCCGAAGACTGGCGGCCCGGTTCTGTGGACGCCATCGCGGCCAAGAGCGCTGACGGCCGCCGGATCGTGATCAAGGCCGTGAACTACGAAGGGCAGCGGAATCTCCTGTATGTTCGACTGCAGGGCAACGGCGTCCCTGTGCAGGCGGCCGCCACCCTTCATACGATGAGTGCGGGGCTCATGGATACTGCGTCGCTCGAACGGCCCGATGCAATTACCGCGGTCAGCCGGAAGCTCACATACGCCCGGGAATTCACGGTGGAACTGGAGCCCTACACGGTCGCTGTGGTCGAGATCCCTGCAGTCTGACACGCGGGGAGCGGCAACACGGTAGTGGTTGTCCGGCCGGTTATGGGTTGTGACGCGGCATCCTTCGCCTCCACCAGTCGCGCTATTTGAGTTGTCCCTCCGGCGGCGGTGTCGGCCGCCGGTTCGATTCGCCGCGCAGCCACCCAGACTGGCCGCTGATGAGTACCGACGGAAAGTTCACCAGGCAGTGCGCCAGGTACTGGTGCGGATCCACGTCGTGGCAGCGGCCAGTGTCCGGCATGTTCACCAATATCGCCATGGTGCGGCCTCGGCTGCCGGGGGCGGAGGCGACTGTCCCGCCCACAGCCGCGCTGGGATCGACACCACCCGTCGGATCCCCCACACACCGACTACACGGACGCGACAGACGCTGCGGGCCATCAATCGAATCCGGCGCGGCGACAGCCTGGGCGTATCGAAAACGGCGACGTCATAGCCCCACTTGAGCCGGTCAGGGCACTCCAGGAGCAGAGCTGCTCCGAAAGACTGACCGGCCAGAAGAACTCCGCCAGCGCAGAACGCGACCCTACCAATGCCCGGCCCAATCCGGAGCGGCGATCCGTGTGGGCTTTGTGGGATTCAGATCCAGAAGGACCCGCTGGACAAACGCCCCGTCGGGCGTCAGGGCCCTAGTCAGGATCTGCCCGCCGGCCGCGAAAACCAGGCGCCCCTGCTGATCCCAGTCCACCCAACTGGCGCCATCCAGGGTTACCGGCAGCGGCCGTCCGTCAAAAAGCGTGAACTCCTCGGAGTAGGCAAGCCCGTGAATGGACCGCGTCAGCCGAAGGCGCCCGGCCCCGCCCGGCCGCTGCTTCGTCCGAATCTCCGGCTGCGTGGTCCGAAACATCCGGGAAGGACCACGGTTCTCAATCTTCCATTCCTGTTCGAGACGCCAGCCATCCCGCTCCAGGCGTTCAGAAAACAGAGGGTCGTCCTCGCCGCAGACATCCTTCTTGAGCAGGACCCGCAGCCGCCCGGCAGGTGCGCCGGATGCGGCGCGGCACGGTCTCGCGGGTGATTCAGCACAACCGTCTGGTTGTCCAGGAAAGCCCCGCCACCATGCCAGCAATCATTCTTCGACCAGAAAGCCAATGCGGTCAGATACGGCGGTCTGCTGATCGCGGTCCAGGAGTAGCCCACTTCCCGGTCGTGGAGCGTCTTCGCATTGAACTTACTGGCGAAGTAGATCAGCAGCGAACCATCGGGACTCAAATCCGCGCGGCGCTCATAGATCCGCCCATGGAACCACTGCCCCGGTTCAAAGACGTCGGTATCGGTGCGCCAAGTAAGGACCTGAACCCACCGCGACGGCCCCCGTCGAAACACCACCGCCA is a genomic window containing:
- a CDS encoding IS256 family transposase, which codes for MTRKKDTANRVDWKAVMAEDSDFMKALVQSVVQQVLDAEMEETLCAARSERTPMRTGYRSGSYVRGLVTRVGRIELRVPQDRQGRFRTEVFERYQRSEKALVGALAEMYVQGVSTRKVKAITEELCGHEFSASTISRINQTMDEELEKFATRPLEEDYPFLILDARYEKVREDGVIRSRAVQVAIGVNWDGRRCILAVELANRESASSWREFLVKLRQRGLRGVELVVSDDHAGLKRAIAEVVPEAAWQRCYVHFLRNALDHLPRKADDDCLTELRWIYDRRNLAEARQDLAAWLKKWESRYARLCQWVEEQIEETLTFYRLPQAHHKHLKSTNMLERLNEELKRRTLVVRIFPNAASCLRLVRALAVEIHEDWVEATRYLNMEELKEHKKQLLRDIQPAA
- a CDS encoding excisionase family DNA-binding protein; translation: MLRKDKALVPLAISETDQKQVLALYQQIQRSRAKLVGPDGKTQSLPVSLYEFLVKLIADLCEGQSVAIVQNDAQLTTAEGARVLGVSRQFLIKLLERGDMPHHMVGTHRRIYVRDLLSYKAKRDSKRRQVLDELTSAEAEDGLYDPH
- a CDS encoding transposase, encoding MAAGTGATVPQAHKDQKCLGFVAQHPDRLWVELLPACAPELNPVEYIWAYWKQRTLPKINPKDNRSWDAAARKARKRMRRPPRRITALRQQDERSF
- a CDS encoding glycoside hydrolase family 127 protein translates to MDGNTQWTRRLFSAAVAGSPVLIAQEALAPAAPKPVPPPPNRLPRVEEKPLFGETLVFTRNEAEPRATPYPLPQVRLLAGPCQEAADHNRAFLLRLSPDRLLHTFRLNAGLASSAKPLGGWEAPKMELRGHTTGHYLSACALRTGSAGDQDLKARGDEMVEALARCQKSLGRGGYLSAFPVSFFDRLDQRTQVWAPFYTYHKIMAGLLDMYVHAGNRQALEVASGMGAWADEWSASKSEAHMQEILKEEFGGMSEVFYNLAAATGDLRWAKAGDRFHKKEFLTPLAQHVDALRGLHTNTHIPQVIGAARRFELTSDPRFRTVAEFFWYTVASARSYATGGSSNAEHWLTAPGSMAAEWRASSHHQECCCAYNMMKLTRQLYAWDGDPRYFDYYERNLFNHRLGQIQPETGHSVYFLSMAPGAWKGVCSENQSFWCCTGTAFEEYSKLNDSIYFRYDGGIAVNLFIASELDDRTRAIGLRQDTRFPEEPRTTLTITKAPAASWTLRLRIPSWTTAASVKVNGRLLETTPGAGSYLSLTRAWKHGDRVELDLPMQLTAEPFPDDSRVQAFLYGPIVLAGDLGAQGLTEKLVVNRQWPELRESPMNVPELRASGKRLEDWIKPDASKPLTFHAAGLADVPLRPLNGLWGRFATYWGVA
- a CDS encoding alpha-L-fucosidase; its protein translation is MSGRAAKIPILLTVLASAVVVSGRAQTEAPVSPIANLPIAKGKFQPSDDSLKRYEYPEWFRDAKFGIWSHWGPQAVPRQGDWYAKRLYIHDSKRRDGTPMQDPDNKYHVEHYGHPSKFGYKDIIPLWKAEKWDPEKLMALYKKAGAKYFVSMGTHHDNFFLWNSRLHSWNSVRMGPKKDVVGLWQKAAKDQGLRFGVSEHLGASYTWFQAAHSADKTGPMAGVPYDGNDPRYEELYHGKAAPDDTGWLTKNPVWQREWFDRIKELVDNYQPDLLYSDSAMPFGDVGRSLIAHFYNQDVARHHGQLEAVYTCKQESAGMWARDIERGVTEGIGAEPWQTDTSIGDWYYRTGQKYKTSGEIIQMLTDIVSKNGNLLINVVQTPEGDLEPDMIRTLDEIAGWISVNGEGIYSTRPWVVFGEGPSTKAQEKGRFGGLRDVPDKAYTPEDFRFTRSKDGRALYAFCLGKPGSEMRLTSLGRNAKLAQKAVASVHLLGNSSKLEWRLEDDALVIKTPANLPASPATGVKIGFAN
- a CDS encoding alpha-L-arabinofuranosidase C-terminal domain-containing protein, whose product is MKRRQFLVNSTAVLAGPSSLATSNLEVQGTVAATADPRVAVLLVDTERIIGSIDERIYGHFLEHINHSVVDGLYAEQIRGCGFEGKDFETYWEPFSERGGVENADVDFRNGKKSVRLRCEGGRAGIRQGRVYVAAGQEYDGSLWVKKEAGSPRLILRVIGSNGAPIASVPLASAGSGWEEIPYSFSSAVRDTQASVELAAEGTGRLLIDYFSMMRADARRDGMLRPDLLQALRDLAPPFIRWPGGSFASTYKWKDGIGPHVSRRYTPNTFWGGYSDYYGFGTDEFMGLCRKLGSEPLIVLPAPGVNPEQVQYAMDWVRYLNDPSATEWGKVRASNGHPEPYGVRYFQIDNEPMNNGFTPDAYAEIVNLYGGRLRQIAPGARIVACGQKRSNDMNWSQRIIDLAGKNFDILGVHNYEYEPRGFETGLRRIGHSLSTLRDYIRASAHPRIEIGVLEWNLSRTYDWRAGLHAAGSLILYEQLSPAVSMSCPALLMRNTTDDPTWTSFIYHDHVSWFPGSAYPVEKLFRAHYAERHLASTSGTFRDIPNRKQFFDEIATMKPEDWRPGSVDAIAAKSADGRRIVIKAVNYEGQRNLLYVRLQGNGVPVQAAATLHTMSAGLMDTASLERPDAITAVSRKLTYAREFTVELEPYTVAVVEIPAV